The window GTCGAATGCAAAATTAACTGAGGAGATAAGGATGGAGATACGTCCTACCATTTAGAAATAGAACTTAATATAGATTGGACAAAACATACATCTTCAAGAAAAAGCTCGGTCTATTTTAGATCAGGTTTCCAGTGCAACTGGAAACTCATAAACATTTAGATTCTATAGAGCTTTTAAAATGGGCGGGgttaaataatttgcataattAAAAGAACCTCAAGAGATGAAAGCATTCAGTGCGATGGAAGTGCAATTTCAAAAAGCACTAGCCTAATAAAGTTATCATCCAAATTTTTGAAAACAGTGCTTCGTATTAGACAGGAAacctatatattttattattattgttattattattattattattattattattattattattgttgttgttgttgttgttgaattaataattataacaacaataattattattattgttgttgttgttgttgttgttgttgttgttgttattattattattattattattattattattatcattatttcgCCTTAATATgtcagaaataattaaataaagtaagaaAGCAAAAGTGTGCAATCATTTAacattacagatttttttaggTGATTAATTGGTCATGTTTCTTTCTGTCTTACTGTCTTTCTTTCattcgttttttctttttaatcagtATGACTGTCTAAGATTTTATCTGAGGAAATATACATACTGCCTGGAACAATCCATTTCCTCGGAGATTTTATTCTGCTGAAACCTGTAAAACCTCTGCACAATCTAAAGCAAAAGTTGTTACACATAAATTAAACACATCCAGATGAGGTTCaagttaaattaatgttttatgttgAAATAAATGTTCACTTTTTAATAGGTatcttgcacacacgcacaaaaagTTTCATGACGCATTGATGCCCCGTCatgcaaaacacacaaaatttaaACCCACGAGAACATTAGTATTCTCCTGACTGACTTCCAAAATTATAAACATCAAAAGCTGCGGAACCAACGGCTGGCCTCTCTCTCCAGGAAAGCAACTGTGACAGTAAGCAAAGGGAGGTCGAATGTAATTTCCCATAACAAAAAGTACAAAGGCAGGTCGGAGACCAAAGAAAATGTTACACCTCCTCTTGTCCGCGCGCCCGAGCGGCGCCGCAGCGGATTCTGCGCGTCTCTCATTAGGGTGGAAGACGGGGCAGACGGAGGGAGAGAACAGATAAAGGGAGGGGTGGAGAAATGCTACAAAACAACTAAATCGTCCACCTTTTAAAACAAACTTGGCTGGGTCTGCAAGGGTAACTTCCGTTAGGTGGAGCGCAACAAGTCATACTTGCTAATTTAAGCAatgtaatgacaaaaaaaaacattgaaataactttaattaattTGGATTAATATCACAAGTGCATCCTCGCAGTTCTGTACAGAAGTCAAAGTTCAGGCGGGAATCGTCTGGGAACAATGTGTAAGTAACTCTTTCAGTTATTGTGCACTTCATTAGTTAAACTGATTTTTAAGTGTTGCCAGCAATCGTTGTTGGTGTTCACTGCTGGGCCTAACATCCCTTGTAAAAcctgtaaataattttaatatagtttAAGACTGGGCATGGTACCCGCTACCAAAGCACAGACCAAAATGATCAAATTGGTAGACCACCCACAGTGGGCACACAGACTAGCTCTCATATCGTCTGTACGAAGTCTTTAGAAGTCAAGACTCCTTTAGATGTTATCACGAAAATAATAGCTGCCACTTATTACTTCGTAAAGACACCCTAAAACGACTTTAATATGAGGAATTTAACATCTGACTTAAAATGAGTTCTGAATGAGGACGTAATTTTATATGGTTCCGAAGACGTCCTACATACCTTTGTTCGTCCTACACATATTTTTCGATTTCACGAAATCTGATCATTAAAGTTTTAGATTCTCGAATTGTCATTGtacatataatttaatgtataacacatttataatggAATTATAGCTTATCAATGATGTACGGACACTAAAATTCGATTTAGCAGCTTTCAAAAGTGTTTTGATTAGATCATCTTCTGTCTTTAACAGTAGGTAATCTTTCAGACCAAGCAGAATTTTTGTTTGCAATTACTGAATAACTTTTAAACTCTTGACCTATAGTTAAACATTACACAATAATAATTCCAATATTCCAGACGAAtggatatatattttataattattacttttCAGTGGCAGAGGGCAGAGAGTCCCCCCAAGTCTCTTCCGTTTCTCATGCTGATAGTGACACTGGGGAGCAGGAATCGTGCACGCGCATGGCCCTACTAAATGTCGTAGACCAGAGTCGGCGGCACCGAACTGCATTCACGCGAGAGCAGCTCACACGCCTCGAACAGGAGTATTGCAAAGAGAGTTACGTCTCACGGGCCCGACGGTGCGAACTGGGGGCGGCTCTCAACCTGCCGGAGACTACCATAAAGGTATCCCTTAACGTAAATACAGTCACTGAAAATATTattgaatatattgaatatttGTTGGGTTCAAGTTCCgaacataaaaataacattaagaattaatttacattatacaaaatatattagGTACTGTACgctatatatttcttattttctgCTTTCCTCCATGTAATTGCAGGTCTGGTTTCAAAACAGACGGATGAAGGATAAACGACAGCGCCATAGTCTGAGCTGGCCTCATCCACTGGACCGAAATCTGTGTGCCTATATGGTCAGTCAAGCTGTTACAGGGCTGGGATATCCACTGCTGCCCCACATTCCCCTTCAGCTGTACTCTCATGTGGGTGTAGCAGGTATGCCAACACTTTCCAGCCTGTCTAATCCCTACAGTGCTGGCTGTGTAAGACCACTGAACACTGTACTACTTCCACACTCACCCTACACCAGGATTGGTGGGCTTCATTCTCCAGCCCTCTACCCTTCATTGCCTGCAATGCAACATCCTAAAACCTGTCCTTGTTCCTATTGTCTCCATTGGCCTCCACCAGACCAGGTACACAAAGATAGAGGTGGAGCTGGCCTTGGGCTGAGTCTATCTAGCAGCTCAGAACCATCAGTTGCACTATTAGATTCCAGAGAAGATATACATTTGCCTCACTAAATACAATGCATTGTTTAATATTAAGCCTTATGCATAActtatatttatgtgtgtgaaaaagtagtTGCTTCTTCCCTATTTTTTTGGGCATGCTTTTTGACACGGTTCAATAATTCatgtctttaaataaatttgaatattacaCAAGGATAACGTGAGTAAATACAAACATTACTTCGAAAGCACAATGACAACTCATCCAGAAACTCATAAAAgaacttgcctcagttaaggtcagtgctCATGAATGAACAGTAAAAAAGAGACTTGGCAAAAATTGCATCCATGGTAGAGTTCCATGGCAAAAgccactgaacaaaaaaaaacacaaagccacgtgacatatttgcaaaaaatatcttgattattgattattttgattatatTGTGGACTGATAAGTGCAGATTTAAATCCAACTCAGGTCCTTAAACAGGGCATTCATGCTGCAAACCTTAGTGTGGGTTAAAATTTTAGCACAGTAATTTGAAAGACTCATTGTTATCACAAACCTTTGATTTCAGTTGTTGCCACCAAGAGTGACACAATCAGATATTAATCAGTTATTACTCACaaagggccaggcaggtttggatagcttttttcccttaatcaatgaaatcatttaaaaactgcactttGTATTCACTCGGGGAACctttacataatataaaaattttattgatgatttcaatcatttaagagtgacaaatgtgtaaataaattttttatgtattggaTTAAGGTTAGAACTAAATCCAACAATAGGACAGATTTTCAGAAGGAAAGATGAATCAAGAATCTAGCTAAGAAGACGGCAACAGCACAGTAGATGGATCTTTTGACGTTGAAAAATATTGACTTACTTATGATGCACAAATGATATACTTTATTTCTTAAGATTTATTGGCCAGAATGTTTAATCCACAAAAGGAattgttatttacttatctAAAACTATGCTGCTCAAAAtgctgtttcacacacacacacacacacacacacacacacacacacacacacacacacacacacacagatattcaCTGTTCAAAAGCTTTATGGCaaacaaaactattaaaatatttatgtattttttttctgtttatagcTTTTTTCCTGTTGActctttagtt of the Clarias gariepinus isolate MV-2021 ecotype Netherlands chromosome 16, CGAR_prim_01v2, whole genome shotgun sequence genome contains:
- the eve1 gene encoding even-skipped-like1 produces the protein MESVDAIDAVAEGRESPQVSSVSHADSDTGEQESCTRMALLNVVDQSRRHRTAFTREQLTRLEQEYCKESYVSRARRCELGAALNLPETTIKVWFQNRRMKDKRQRHSLSWPHPLDRNLCAYMVSQAVTGLGYPLLPHIPLQLYSHVGVAGMPTLSSLSNPYSAGCVRPLNTVLLPHSPYTRIGGLHSPALYPSLPAMQHPKTCPCSYCLHWPPPDQVHKDRGGAGLGLSLSSSSEPSVALLDSREDIHLPH